A genomic region of Mesorhizobium sp. NZP2077 contains the following coding sequences:
- the gpt gene encoding xanthine phosphoribosyltransferase yields MSLPEKAFPVSWDQFHRDARALSWRLSGANKGQWRAIVCITRGGLVPAAIIARELGIRIIETVCVASYHDYTSQGQLQVLKEITPALLADDGAGVLIIDDLTDTGKTAGIVRAMMPKAHFATVYAKPKGRPLVDTFVTEVSQDTWIYFPWDMGFTYQKPIADDHAG; encoded by the coding sequence ATGTCCCTTCCCGAAAAAGCCTTCCCGGTCTCCTGGGACCAGTTCCATCGTGACGCCCGTGCGCTTTCCTGGCGGCTTTCCGGCGCCAACAAGGGACAATGGCGAGCGATCGTCTGCATCACCCGCGGTGGACTGGTCCCCGCGGCGATCATTGCGCGCGAGCTTGGCATCCGCATCATCGAGACGGTCTGCGTCGCCTCCTATCATGACTACACCAGCCAGGGGCAGTTGCAGGTGCTGAAGGAAATCACGCCCGCGCTGCTCGCAGACGATGGCGCCGGCGTGCTGATCATCGACGACCTGACCGACACCGGCAAGACCGCCGGCATCGTGCGCGCGATGATGCCCAAGGCGCATTTCGCCACCGTCTACGCCAAGCCGAAAGGCCGCCCGCTGGTTGATACTTTTGTCACCGAGGTCAGCCAGGACACCTGGATCTATTTCCCCTGGGACATGGGATTCACCTACCAGAAGCCGATCGCCGACGACCACGCCGGCTGA
- a CDS encoding NUDIX hydrolase gives MLTRPTTHNHLAERVRRLFGTAPCRLQVAALPWRDTGNGVEIMLITSRDTGRWVLPKGWPEAREPLCEAAAREAGEEAGLRGNISHLEAGRYFYAKVLGSGEEVPCEVLVFPLEVDKIADRWKEKRARTRKWVNSSEAVRMVNEPDLCQIIAYFCADPHRFS, from the coding sequence ATGTTGACGAGGCCAACGACGCACAACCATCTGGCTGAAAGGGTCCGGCGACTCTTCGGCACCGCGCCGTGCCGTCTGCAGGTTGCCGCGCTGCCGTGGCGCGACACCGGGAATGGCGTCGAGATCATGCTGATCACCAGCCGTGATACCGGCCGCTGGGTGTTGCCGAAAGGCTGGCCAGAGGCCAGGGAGCCACTCTGCGAGGCGGCGGCGCGCGAGGCCGGCGAGGAAGCCGGGTTGCGCGGAAACATTTCCCATCTCGAAGCCGGCCGTTATTTCTATGCCAAGGTTCTGGGCTCCGGCGAAGAAGTGCCTTGCGAGGTGCTGGTGTTTCCGCTGGAAGTCGACAAGATCGCCGATCGCTGGAAGGAAAAGCGCGCCCGCACCCGCAAATGGGTCAATTCGAGCGAAGCGGTGCGCATGGTCAATGAACCCGACCTTTGCCAGATCATCGCCTATTTCTGCGCCGACCCGCACAGATTCTCCTAA
- a CDS encoding PilZ domain-containing protein, translating to MANFVDPLKQDPDGPKREHRPRVLKGGSVITGIQNSEVAVTLRNQHAGGAELKVPLESRVPDRFLLYVPLDGVAYRCEVRWRRNDRIGVQFTGTEPKPKLHYG from the coding sequence ATGGCGAACTTTGTAGACCCACTTAAGCAAGACCCCGACGGCCCTAAGCGCGAGCACCGTCCACGCGTGCTCAAGGGCGGTTCCGTCATCACCGGCATTCAAAACTCGGAAGTCGCCGTTACGCTGCGCAATCAGCATGCGGGCGGCGCCGAATTGAAAGTTCCGCTGGAGTCGCGGGTTCCCGATCGTTTCCTTCTTTATGTACCGCTCGATGGCGTCGCCTATCGCTGCGAGGTCCGCTGGCGTCGCAACGATCGGATCGGGGTCCAGTTCACCGGCACCGAGCCCAAGCCGAAGCTGCATTACGGCTGA
- a CDS encoding vitamin B12-dependent ribonucleotide reductase: protein MRIERRFTKAGQSAYAEIEFRKALSEIKNPDGSVVFRLDNIDVPAQFSQVAADILAQKYFRKAGVPARLKKVEENDVPSFLWRSVADEAELAKLPEGERYGSEIDARQVFDRLAGTWTYWGWKGGYFKTSEEDARAFRDELAYMLATQRVAPNSPQWFNTGLHWAYGIDGPSQGHFYVDPFTGKLTKSKSSYEHPQPHACFIQGVQDDLVNEGGIMDLWVREARLFKYGSGTGSNFSLLRGEGEKLSGGGRSSGLMSFLKIGDRAAGAIKSGGTTRRAAKMVIVDADHPDIEEFIDWKVNEEQKVASLVTGSKIVKKHLELIMKACVNCEGNGDDCFDPAINTALKREIKAAKKDAVPENYIYRVIQFAKQGYTSMSFKTYDTDWDSDAYLTVSGQNSNNSVSLKDNFLRAVEQDADWHLTARKDGKVLKTLKARDLWEKIGYAAWASADPGLHFNTTMNDWHTCASAGAIRASNPCSEYMFLDDTACNLASINLLPYRNADGTIDIAAYEHTVRLWTIVLEISVMMAQFPSKEIAKQSYEYRTLGLGYANIGGLLMTSGIPYDSDEGRAICAALTAIMTGMAYATSAEMAAELGAFADYDRNAQNMLRVMRNHRRAAYGEKQGYEKLAVNPVPLVASDLKQQALVEHAKAAWDRAIELGEEHGYRNAQATVIAPTGTIGLVMDCDTTGIEPDFALVKFKKLAGGGYFKIINRAVPEALRTLGYSESQLAEIEAYAVGHGNLNQAPAINPGSLKAKGFTDEKIAALNAALKSAFDIKFVFNQWTLGADWVKETFGFTDEQLNDFSFEILPALGFSRKDIEAANIHVCGAMTLEGAPFLKAEHLAVFDCASPCGKIGKRSLSINSHIQMMAAAQPFISGAISKTINMPNDATVEDAKGAYMLSWKLALKANALYRDGSKLSQPLNSSLLADGEEDEDDAVEQLIAAPAAARAAQITERIVERIIERVSREQEKLPGRRKGYTQKAKIGGNTIFLRTGEYDDGRLGEIFIDMNKEGATLRGLLNNFAIAISLGLQYGVPLDEYVHAFTFTKFEPAGMVQGNDAIKSATSILDYVFRELAISYLGRNDLAHVDQSDFSNTALGRNISEGKTDAVSKGLTRGSPVKLVSRAIGNEPKGFAGSTPPARSAPTAFSGSNVLALKPASDEAVAYKRDYEDRAKELAEDIAFEEAAGAASDTTAALFTDAAANEAAEAKKLAADRRARSLLQGYTGNSCSECQNFTMVRNGTCEKCDTCGATSGCS from the coding sequence ATGCGCATCGAGCGTCGCTTCACCAAGGCAGGCCAATCAGCTTATGCGGAGATCGAATTCCGCAAGGCCCTGTCCGAGATCAAGAATCCGGATGGCTCGGTGGTGTTCCGTCTCGACAACATCGATGTGCCGGCGCAGTTCTCCCAGGTGGCCGCCGACATCCTGGCGCAGAAATATTTCCGCAAGGCCGGTGTGCCCGCGCGGCTGAAGAAGGTCGAGGAGAACGACGTCCCCTCCTTCCTGTGGCGCTCCGTCGCCGACGAGGCCGAGCTTGCCAAGCTGCCGGAAGGGGAGCGCTACGGCTCCGAGATCGATGCCCGCCAGGTATTCGACCGGCTGGCTGGCACCTGGACCTACTGGGGCTGGAAGGGCGGCTACTTCAAGACGTCGGAGGAAGACGCGCGCGCTTTCCGCGATGAACTTGCCTATATGCTGGCCACCCAGCGCGTCGCACCGAATTCGCCGCAATGGTTCAACACCGGCCTGCACTGGGCCTACGGTATCGACGGACCGAGCCAGGGTCACTTCTATGTCGACCCCTTCACCGGCAAGCTGACCAAGTCGAAATCCTCCTACGAGCATCCGCAGCCGCATGCCTGCTTCATCCAGGGCGTTCAGGACGACCTCGTCAACGAGGGCGGCATCATGGATCTGTGGGTGCGTGAAGCGCGCCTGTTCAAATACGGATCCGGCACCGGCTCGAACTTCTCGCTGCTGCGCGGCGAAGGCGAAAAGCTGTCCGGCGGCGGCCGTTCGTCCGGCCTGATGAGCTTCCTCAAGATCGGCGACCGCGCCGCTGGCGCCATAAAGTCGGGCGGCACGACGCGCCGCGCCGCGAAAATGGTCATCGTCGACGCCGACCATCCCGATATCGAGGAATTCATCGACTGGAAGGTCAATGAAGAGCAGAAGGTCGCCTCGCTGGTGACCGGCTCCAAGATCGTCAAGAAGCATCTTGAGCTGATCATGAAAGCCTGCGTCAATTGCGAAGGCAATGGCGACGATTGCTTCGACCCGGCCATCAACACGGCGCTGAAGCGCGAGATCAAGGCGGCCAAGAAGGACGCGGTGCCGGAGAACTACATCTACCGCGTCATCCAGTTCGCCAAGCAGGGCTACACCTCGATGTCGTTCAAGACCTACGACACCGACTGGGATTCGGACGCCTACCTGACGGTTTCGGGCCAGAACTCCAACAATTCGGTGTCGCTGAAGGACAATTTCCTGCGCGCCGTCGAGCAGGACGCCGACTGGCACCTGACCGCCCGCAAGGACGGCAAGGTGCTGAAGACGCTGAAGGCGCGGGATCTCTGGGAAAAGATCGGCTACGCCGCCTGGGCATCGGCGGACCCGGGCCTGCACTTCAACACGACGATGAACGACTGGCACACCTGCGCTTCTGCCGGTGCGATCCGGGCCTCCAACCCGTGCTCGGAATACATGTTCCTCGACGACACCGCCTGCAACCTCGCCTCGATCAATCTGCTGCCTTACCGCAATGCCGACGGCACGATCGATATCGCTGCCTACGAGCACACGGTGCGGCTGTGGACCATCGTGCTCGAAATCTCGGTCATGATGGCGCAGTTCCCGTCGAAGGAGATCGCCAAGCAGTCCTACGAATACCGCACGCTCGGCCTCGGCTACGCCAACATCGGCGGCCTGCTGATGACCTCGGGCATACCGTATGACTCGGACGAGGGCCGTGCCATCTGCGCAGCACTTACCGCGATCATGACCGGCATGGCCTATGCCACGTCGGCCGAGATGGCCGCCGAGCTCGGCGCCTTCGCCGACTACGACCGCAACGCCCAGAACATGCTGCGCGTCATGCGCAACCATCGCCGTGCCGCCTATGGCGAGAAGCAGGGCTATGAGAAGCTCGCCGTCAACCCGGTGCCGCTGGTCGCCTCCGACCTCAAGCAGCAGGCGCTTGTCGAGCATGCGAAAGCCGCCTGGGACCGCGCCATCGAGCTTGGCGAGGAGCACGGCTACCGCAATGCGCAGGCGACCGTCATCGCGCCGACCGGCACGATCGGTCTGGTCATGGATTGCGACACCACCGGCATCGAGCCCGACTTCGCGCTGGTGAAGTTCAAGAAGCTCGCCGGCGGCGGCTACTTCAAGATCATCAACCGCGCCGTGCCGGAAGCGCTGCGCACGCTCGGCTATTCCGAGAGCCAGCTCGCCGAGATCGAGGCCTATGCGGTCGGCCACGGCAATCTCAACCAGGCGCCGGCAATCAACCCCGGCTCGCTCAAGGCGAAAGGCTTCACCGACGAGAAGATCGCGGCGCTCAATGCCGCGCTGAAGTCGGCCTTCGACATCAAGTTCGTCTTCAACCAGTGGACGCTCGGCGCCGACTGGGTGAAGGAGACCTTCGGCTTCACCGACGAGCAGCTCAACGACTTCTCGTTCGAGATCCTGCCGGCGCTGGGCTTCTCCCGGAAGGACATCGAAGCCGCCAACATCCATGTCTGCGGTGCGATGACGCTGGAAGGCGCGCCCTTCCTCAAGGCCGAACACCTCGCCGTGTTCGACTGCGCCAGCCCCTGCGGCAAGATCGGCAAGCGTTCGCTTTCGATCAACAGCCACATCCAGATGATGGCGGCGGCACAGCCCTTCATCTCCGGCGCCATCTCCAAGACCATCAACATGCCCAACGATGCGACGGTGGAAGACGCCAAGGGCGCCTACATGCTGTCGTGGAAGCTGGCGCTGAAGGCCAACGCGCTCTATCGCGACGGCTCGAAGCTGTCGCAGCCGCTGAATTCCTCGCTGCTCGCCGATGGCGAGGAGGATGAGGACGATGCGGTCGAGCAGCTGATCGCGGCCCCAGCTGCGGCGCGTGCTGCGCAGATCACCGAGCGGATCGTCGAGCGCATCATCGAACGCGTGTCGCGCGAGCAGGAAAAGCTGCCCGGCCGCCGCAAGGGTTATACGCAGAAGGCCAAGATCGGTGGCAACACCATCTTCCTGCGCACCGGCGAATATGATGATGGCCGCCTCGGCGAGATCTTCATCGACATGAACAAGGAGGGTGCCACACTGCGTGGCCTTCTCAACAACTTCGCCATCGCGATCTCGCTCGGCCTGCAATACGGCGTACCGCTCGACGAATATGTGCACGCCTTCACCTTCACCAAGTTCGAGCCGGCGGGCATGGTGCAGGGCAATGACGCCATCAAGAGCGCGACGTCGATCCTCGACTACGTATTCCGCGAACTCGCGATCTCCTATCTCGGCCGCAACGACCTCGCCCATGTCGACCAGTCGGACTTTTCCAACACCGCACTTGGCCGCAACATCAGCGAAGGCAAGACCGACGCCGTCTCCAAGGGTCTGACCCGTGGTTCGCCGGTGAAGCTGGTGTCGAGGGCAATCGGCAACGAGCCGAAGGGCTTTGCCGGCTCCACCCCCCCTGCCCGCTCGGCGCCGACCGCCTTCTCCGGCTCCAACGTGCTGGCGTTGAAGCCCGCCAGCGACGAAGCAGTCGCCTACAAGCGCGATTATGAGGACCGCGCCAAGGAACTGGCCGAAGACATCGCCTTCGAGGAAGCGGCGGGCGCGGCTTCCGACACCACGGCGGCACTGTTCACCGACGCCGCGGCCAATGAAGCGGCCGAAGCGAAGAAACTCGCCGCCGACCGCCGCGCCAGGTCACTGCTGCAAGGCTACACCGGCAATTCCTGCTCCGAGTGCCAGAATTTCACCATGGTGCGGAACGGGACCTGCGAGAAGTGCGATACGTGCGGCGCCACGAGCGGGTGCAGCTGA
- a CDS encoding IS630 family transposase → MRTGITFDVTAADRIQLEAIVAKHGSPQKHAWRAKIILMSDDGLGTVTIMQATGKSKTCVWRWQERFMAEGVDGLLRDKSRPPGIAPLDPELVDQVIALTLETPKQEATHWTVRAMAKAVGIAASSVVKIWHEHGLAPHRWRSFKLSNDKAFAEKLHDVVGLYVSPPAHAIVLSVDEKSQIQALDRTQPGLPLKKGRGGTMTHDYKRHGTTTLFAALNVLDGSVIGRNMQRHRHQEFIRFLNVIEAQLPKDKAVHVILDNYATHKQPKVRAWLARHPRWTFHFVPTSCSWLNAVEGFFAKLTRRRLKHGVFHSVVDLQAAINRFMTEHNHEPRPFVWKADPDEIIAAVKRGHQALESIHSHDC, encoded by the coding sequence ATGCGCACCGGTATTACATTTGACGTCACTGCCGCCGACAGGATCCAGCTCGAAGCCATCGTGGCAAAGCACGGTTCGCCGCAGAAGCATGCGTGGCGGGCGAAGATCATTCTGATGAGCGATGACGGCTTGGGAACCGTGACCATTATGCAGGCTACCGGCAAATCGAAGACCTGCGTGTGGCGATGGCAGGAGCGTTTTATGGCCGAAGGCGTGGATGGCCTTTTGCGCGACAAGAGCCGCCCGCCAGGCATTGCGCCACTCGATCCCGAACTGGTCGATCAGGTGATCGCGCTGACGCTGGAAACGCCCAAGCAAGAGGCCACACACTGGACCGTTCGCGCGATGGCAAAGGCGGTGGGGATCGCGGCCTCTTCGGTCGTCAAGATATGGCACGAGCATGGTCTTGCACCGCACCGCTGGCGCAGCTTCAAACTGTCGAATGACAAGGCCTTTGCCGAGAAACTGCACGATGTCGTTGGGCTCTACGTCTCGCCGCCGGCCCATGCCATTGTTCTTTCCGTCGATGAAAAGAGCCAGATCCAGGCGCTGGACCGCACCCAGCCAGGACTTCCGTTAAAGAAGGGGCGGGGTGGCACGATGACCCATGATTACAAGCGCCACGGAACCACCACCCTGTTTGCTGCCCTCAATGTTCTCGACGGCTCGGTGATCGGCCGCAACATGCAGCGACACCGGCATCAGGAGTTCATCCGTTTCCTCAACGTGATTGAGGCGCAACTGCCGAAGGATAAGGCAGTCCACGTCATTCTCGACAACTACGCGACCCATAAGCAGCCGAAGGTCCGCGCCTGGCTGGCAAGACATCCGCGATGGACCTTCCACTTCGTTCCAACATCATGTTCATGGCTCAACGCTGTCGAGGGCTTCTTCGCCAAACTGACACGACGTAGACTGAAACACGGTGTCTTCCACTCCGTCGTCGATCTGCAGGCGGCAATCAACCGCTTCATGACTGAGCACAATCACGAACCCCGGCCATTCGTCTGGAAAGCAGACCCCGATGAGATCATTGCAGCCGTCAAACGCGGGCACCAAGCGTTGGAATCAATCCACTCTCATGATTGCTGA
- a CDS encoding IS110 family transposase has protein sequence MDHIRFVGLDIHKERISVAVAESGRSGSVEYLGEIANDADTISKLCDRLRRSGKPLAFCYEAGPCGYGVHRQLTRLGHRCDVVAPSLIPRKPGDRVKTNRRDATMLARLHRAGELTPVWVPDADHEAMRDLIRLRSVVRQVVTRARQHLQGFLLRHGRKHERGTAWRKAYRRWLSTLAFDHPAQQIAFQDYVDAVMDAERRLQQVEEQILSLLPEWNQRPVVDALQAMRGIALINAVVLVAEVGDFTRFSNPRQLMAYFGLVPGEQSSGETVWRGGITKTGNTHARRALVEGAWAYRMRARIGRHKVDRIEALPKVVRDIGWKAQVRLCTRYRRLSARGKNANVVNVAIAREMVGFIWSIACTVQSAPKTA, from the coding sequence ATGGACCATATCAGATTTGTCGGTTTGGATATTCACAAGGAACGGATCTCAGTCGCGGTGGCGGAGAGCGGACGCTCCGGCTCGGTGGAATATCTCGGCGAGATTGCCAATGATGCTGATACCATCAGCAAGCTGTGCGATCGTCTCAGGCGGTCCGGCAAGCCACTGGCGTTTTGTTATGAGGCCGGCCCGTGCGGCTATGGCGTTCATCGCCAACTCACGCGCCTCGGCCATCGGTGCGACGTGGTGGCGCCATCGCTGATTCCGCGGAAGCCTGGCGATCGGGTGAAGACGAACCGTCGCGACGCCACCATGCTCGCCCGCCTTCATCGGGCCGGAGAGTTGACCCCAGTCTGGGTGCCCGACGCCGATCATGAAGCCATGCGCGACCTGATCCGGTTGCGCAGCGTCGTGCGACAGGTGGTGACGCGAGCGCGCCAACATCTTCAAGGATTTCTGCTGCGTCACGGGCGCAAGCATGAGCGCGGGACGGCCTGGCGAAAGGCTTACCGGCGATGGCTTTCGACATTGGCCTTCGACCATCCCGCTCAGCAGATCGCATTTCAGGACTACGTCGATGCTGTCATGGATGCGGAACGGCGCCTGCAGCAGGTCGAGGAACAGATACTCAGCCTGCTCCCGGAATGGAACCAGCGCCCGGTCGTTGACGCCTTGCAGGCGATGCGCGGCATCGCGCTGATTAATGCCGTGGTGCTGGTCGCGGAGGTCGGTGACTTCACACGCTTCTCAAACCCACGCCAGCTCATGGCCTATTTTGGCCTGGTCCCCGGAGAACAATCGAGTGGTGAGACCGTCTGGCGCGGCGGCATCACCAAGACCGGCAACACTCATGCCCGGCGCGCGCTGGTCGAAGGCGCCTGGGCTTACCGGATGAGAGCGCGCATCGGCCGGCACAAGGTCGACCGGATCGAGGCGCTGCCGAAAGTCGTTCGCGATATCGGGTGGAAAGCGCAAGTTCGACTGTGCACCCGATATCGTCGGCTGAGCGCGCGCGGCAAGAATGCGAACGTCGTCAATGTCGCCATCGCACGCGAGATGGTGGGCTTCATCTGGTCGATCGCCTGCACGGTTCAATCCGCGCCAAAGACGGCGTGA
- a CDS encoding AIPR family protein, which translates to MFELSHGVVKATKPRFKKKIIPSDDAAFSVKEANKRAVMLKVSLKELTQFLSAENETFDERLIWQNVRYFLGLDNEVNREIRETLLSGQASDFWFLNSGLTIVCEQIVSVANGRHPITMVNPQIVNGCQTATVIHAVSTGTMADLDNGYVHVKIIETNDSTFIERVALASNTQSRILALLWHFFGSGSV; encoded by the coding sequence TTGTTCGAGCTATCTCATGGTGTCGTAAAGGCCACTAAGCCTCGGTTCAAAAAGAAGATTATTCCGTCAGATGATGCCGCGTTCAGCGTAAAAGAGGCCAACAAGCGGGCTGTCATGCTGAAGGTCTCGTTGAAGGAACTGACTCAGTTTCTCAGCGCAGAAAACGAAACATTCGATGAGCGATTAATCTGGCAAAACGTTCGATATTTCCTCGGCCTCGATAATGAGGTCAATCGGGAAATCCGCGAAACATTGCTGTCCGGGCAGGCGAGCGATTTTTGGTTCTTGAACTCCGGTCTTACAATCGTTTGCGAACAGATAGTTTCAGTAGCGAATGGCCGACACCCTATAACGATGGTAAACCCTCAGATTGTGAATGGCTGCCAAACCGCGACTGTCATTCATGCGGTTTCGACCGGAACCATGGCCGACCTAGACAATGGCTATGTCCATGTGAAAATTATCGAAACAAACGATAGTACATTTATCGAGCGGGTTGCCCTCGCAAGCAACACGCAGAGCCGCATCCTAGCACTACTTTGGCATTTTTTTGGTTCTGGGAGCGTTTGA